A single Metarhizium brunneum chromosome 5, complete sequence DNA region contains:
- the TF23 gene encoding Trichosetin biosynthesis cluster transcription factor TF23 yields MAPDHATAGKLHVDDSKTAYVGGSHWKAVLESISELKTLSEEEPDDSDRPSPEQQTEYGLEDSILIPGTTRERPRLLYGWHKPASVADILAAMPEKSVVDRLVSSYFSNPPIPHVLLHPGSFSRQYERFWADPFNTPLTWIALLYGIMCLATQAETFQSLVLESSLTPQTPVPSMPPSRPQYLDQVEQSLIAGNYSNGGPFALEALLHYTIVEQTRYPDADVGTWLLTGVIVRLGLRMGYHRDPSHFPGITPFQGEMRRRIWVVMHALDVMTSLLLGLPRVIKDGQWDTMPPRNVHDSELDEGAARLPPSRPESEATPVLHLLAKHRMLVVLGAIADTSMSVAADRCDASALETERRMIARLREAYDSVPVNAKFDAVCTILSSRPSDMLNRLSITMLLQKGLIVLNWRHVMPTGSVMSPDDPVGRSGGRLKGDTEGYQICIQAALEILTVQETIDRETRPGGLLFPLTLLLYSVVKHEFLMATTVLITHMYRAAVGRPDIQQDSRERMLSQQVEVALRKSHEIWIRHSARSREAQRVANLLSVLFRKLQDADIQGLCKTRALDQTPGVQSDDQGLALFGEFGLLHHLEDLSVFFDLAVT; encoded by the exons atggcaccagaccatGCAACAGCCGGAAAACTGCACGTGGATGATTCAAAAACAGCGTATGTCGGCGGTTCACACTGGAAAGCCGTGCTGGAGAGCATCTCCGAGTTGAAGACGCTCAGCGAGGAAGAACCAGATGACAGCGACAGGCCTTCTCCGGAGCAACAGACAGAGTACGGGCTAGAGGATAGCATTCTCATCCCTGGAACCACAAGGGAACGTCCCAGGCTTTTATACGGATGGCACAAACCAGCTTCCGTGGCCGATATTTTGGCAGCCATGCCGGAGAAGAGTGTCGTGGACCGGCTCGTATCCAGCTATTTCAGCAACCCGCCCATACCGCACG TCCTTTTGCACCCAGGCAGCTTCTCCCGACAA TACGAGAGATTCTGGGCCGATCCGTTCAACACGCCCCTGACGTGGATAGCCCTCCTCTACGGCATCATGTGTCTCGCCACGCAGGCCGAAACCTTTCAAAGCCTGGTCCTCGAAAGCAGCCTCACGCCGCAAACGCCCGTCCCGAGCATGCCCCCCTCGCGGCCCCAGTACCTCGACCAGGTGGAACAGAGCCTCATAGCAGGAAACTACAGCAACGGCGGGCCCTTTGCCCTCGAGGCCCTCCTGCACTACACCATCGTCGAGCAGACGAGGTACCCGGACGCCGACGTCGGCACCTGGCTGCTGACGGGCGTCATcgtccgcctcggcctccgCATGGGCTACCACCGCGACCCGTCGCACTTCCCCGGCATCACGCCGTTCCAGGGCGAGATGCGGCGGCGCATCTGGGTCGTCATGCACGCGCTCGACGTCATGAcctcgctgctgctggggcTGCCGCGCGTCATCAAAGACGGCCAGTGGGacacgatgccgccgagaaaCGTGCACGACTCGGAACTCGACGAGGGTGCTGCCCGTCTTccgccgtcgcggccggAGTCTGAGGCCACGCCCGTCTTGCACCTGCTCGCGAAGCACAGGATGCTGGTGGTGCTTGGGGCCATTGCCGATACGAGCATGAGCGTGGCGGCGGACCGGTGCGACGCGTCCGCCCTAGAGACTGAGAGGAGAATGATTGCCCGGCTGAGAGAGGCGTACGACTCCGTTCCGGTGAATGCGAAATTCGACGCCGTTTGTACCATCTTGTCCAGTAGACCTAGCGACATGTTGAACCGGCTCAGCATCACGATGTTGTTGCAGAAGGGGCTCATTGTTCTCAACTGGCGCCATGTCATGCCGACCGGATCTGTCATGAGTCCAGATGATCCTGTCGGAAGGAGCGGCGGGCGGCTCAAGGGCGACACCGAGGGGTATCAGATTTGCATACAGGCCGCGCTGGAGATCCTCACTGTGCAAGAGACTATTGACCGCGAGACCCGGCCGGGCGGTCTTCTCTTCCCGCTCACCCTGCTGCTGTACTCGGTCGTCAAGCACGAGTTCCTCATGGCGACTACCGTTCTCATCACGCACATGTACCGCGCGGCGGTGGGCCGGCCGGACATCCAGCAAGACTCCAGGGAGAGGATGCTCTCGCAGCAAGTGGAAGTGGCGCTGAGGAAGTCGCACGAGATATGGATTCGCCATAGCGCGCGGTCCAGAGAGGCACAGCGGGTAGCCAACTTGCTCTCTGTGTTGTTTCGGAAGCTGCAAGACGCGGATATTCAGGGGCTTTGCAAGACGAGGGCGTTGGACCAGACGCCAGGCGTGCAATCTGACGATCAGGGGCTCGCGCTCTTTGGAGAATTCGGTCTCTTGCACCATCTGGAAGACCTGAGTGTATTTTTTGACCTGGCGGTGACGTGA
- the Ank3_3 gene encoding Ankyrin-3 — MKASIVGITHGKLAPDGELDFMSGLGSPRPLFGRQKVDAVRLIEIDAGIDPKKMDLTNMGRLDLITHANVILVTPIEALGVGLGGQLPLILIHGVATARIEESAPSRGYSFLRARFPDAILHEYQFPYWSHEQDYGPSDFSQQARRILDEVAGTRNKEDEYKRGLPLFFMGYDLGGSLVKEIVRLATGEPKYHPIMMDIRTIMFFGTPHKALDVVPWEQHIIRLLSITDALSESAVQLLQQLPQALEDISTDFSTLSHYFRIVNFLQRNGIGSTRPTITAACARLDVAKENNLELDCDHIQLWDFEDRDSTTELICAHLVDVTGIGFDPVRLQIDHFISALVSIDPNTHRVRPIKALPNSLDWVVKHKSYIDWVEDSRASILHITGSSGSGTTVIASHILQMLLQKPESERAVVLSFSFNKQDIRARTLDSLLLSLCRQLLLARPSLFHHVMWTCSFLILGGLITTETLWSVLRSLAMHFSLCMVGTPLACVIDSLHECHVSLNSTLKQLSEFMSFTQGPVKMILTSDLSFTLKSPPKCSYRINLNNQRDNKSAVENFVRASLSQLAGENRLWRAKNLQDQVIKKLCVRKPNCLLAVRSMDLLRTAATQSTLSSVQAEIERVPRTLNESYNRSIATASMDDWVGCALRWIVHAVWPLSERELAVAVALDRSKDQPFELLKSHISVSITADLFHTIGPLIRVIDGQVLPFHRSLRDYLSEFYTPVELQDHDNRAKDPHLEILTRCIDYIERLIPHRSIVLADNQPTLELADAKLALIDYACLYWPEHYKLVQPKSKIQATLKVSQFLIETRHVSFWSREYQQRAGTLTAKGHTLDTRLKVVCYFGLDDLLCDSLVHAKSTAGNSRELQDALNLAASQSRSTIVDILVREGITSIDALGFASASGFDNRVNLAAEDSDGYDGLKLAAQAGYSEIVRELLDKMVDPLKPLRSGDTAIHLAAEFGHPLTVGILLKKSPNGVYYMNNRKYSPLHLAAARGYVNILQQLLRVKEPHDIPEGGHATDDENHTTEGSFAITAHHNRTPLQLAAENGHLAAVQELLEPKIDDSVRNCSIAFFLAAANGHASIVERLLKHGIRNTVVDEEGNTPLHVAAREGHVGVILMLPDTPQFAVNPKNAKGWTPLHLAANFGNLRTVKELLKLGAGIKLVTDNNDTPLLLAATGGHRLTARELIEKAPDAKSRNREGREAIDVAAKRGHVAIVQELLLAGLLLDRNQWTCMELDNRGSMYTPLHVAVLGNSLASVKILLGASVDVNAKDSLKRTPLHLAAENGYGDIAEALILAGTDLDAEDHEGCTALYTVCYFGKLDVVQALLKSEDAKYRADVRKRAALRGWAPLHAAHDNADITNLLLEANAEVDCQARNDGLTALAMAVFEDYDVAKMILQHKANPNVADVDGETSVHCAANGYGGPEMLELLATYEADLDAQSLDKTTPLHLAAKEQEEGVVRFLLEKGAKVDNVSDRYGTALRAAAEGGDVSIAKLILAKCADVNATGGRFHTALQAAVSEGNSEMVDLLLKEGAAVNMRHESVGTALESAIKQGHVGIAFRLLDANAEVNAADKKKESPLQMAVRRSLGSLIQRLIQEGADLDCQESEVDSPLCLAVMEGDGSKNGHSLLSYAIWYKLHSRFPVLLDAGARDELALEDAVRASDATMVDALLGLLEGPVADVSGRESLVHLAIERAPVDILRALDKLRADFHVNDRYGRGVLSHAIDLHRNSIVDYLIQRRDSYYFEQADNHGRTPLTWAVIRHSDCLQDLISMTSTLDVTDNEGKTPLIYACMHDYGEAVRVLLERGADPSIVDCRGRGALYWAARRARLGLFETICDSLFPLQCRSSHFAGALSAAVASRRSSFIDRLPYKYPGIWDLPDAEGWSPRYTAKQYGTDIAHLHTDVEFEEKGFSYLPKRPARWSDTDRSPNLSVSSDGKVITVSGQPGGAGSAYAAIRADFPMVPIPELNNVYYFEVKIDKSQDPRSWGIGFCEEHVELDATVGWYNGSWGYRGRDGEAYGEGSKGSNSNYDAKYDQDAVIGCGINFDQHVAFYTKEGVVLGKAFTDVKGKLYLAVSVDECMVGSQVSTKFWDGETTNFMYRGSFTAPETLAWPEAALDLIADGLELGKEVTEAPDGGVVM; from the exons ATGAAGGccagcatcgtcggcatTACCCATGGCAAACTCGCTCCGGATGGTGAACTCGACTTCATGTCGGGTCTTGGGTCGCCCCGGCCTCTTTTCGGACGGCAGAAGGTGGACGCGGTGCGACTGATAGAGATCGACGCGGGGATTGACCCCAAGAAGATGGACTTGACCAACATGGGCAGGTTGGATCTAATAACCCACGCCAATGTCATTCTTGTCACCCCGATTGAGGCGTTGGGTGTCGGGCTGGGCGGTCAACTGCC CCTTATTTTGATTCACGGGGTCGCGACGGCGAGAATCGAGGAATCGGCACCGAGCCGTGGATACAGCTTTTTGCGGGCTAGATTCCCGGACGCCATATTACACGAGTACCAGTTTCCATATTGGTCGCATGAGCAGGACTATGGGCCATCTGATTTCAGCCAACAAGCTCGCCGCATCTTGGACGAAGTCGCCGGTACCAGGAATAAAGAAGAT GAATACAAACGAGGACTGCCGCTCTTCTTCATGGGGTATGATCTCGGAGGCTCCCTTGTTAAAGAA ATCGTTCGCCTTGCTACAGGAGAGCCAAAATACCACCCCATTATGATGGATATTAGGACGATT ATGTTCTTTGGCACTCCGCACAAAGCCTTGGATGTGGTCCCTTGGGAGCAACACATAATTCGCCTATTGTCTATCACGGATGCTCTCTCAGAAAGCGCAGTGCAGCTATTGCAGCAGCTTCCCCAAGCACTCGAAGACATTAGCACAGATTTCTCTACTCTTTCTCATTACTTCCGGATCGTCAATTTTCTCCAGCGCAACGGTATCGGATCGACTAGACCA ACAATAACCGCGGCTTGCGCGCGCCTGGATGTCGCCAAGGAGAATAACCTAGAGCTCGACTGTGATCACATCCAATTATGGGATTTTGAAGACCGCGACTCCACGACTGAACTCATCTGTGCTCATCTGGTGGATGTGACGGGCATAGGCTTCGACC CCGTGAGACTTCAGATTGACCACTTTATTTCAGCCTTGGTATCCATTGATCCTAATACACACCGGGTCAGGCCGATCAAGGCTCTCCCAAATTCGCTCGACTGGGTTGTCAAGCACAAATCATACATTGACTGGGTGGAAGACTCTAGAGCCAGCATCTTACATATCACAGGATCGTCTGGTTCTGGAACTACTGTCATTGCGTCTCACATACTACAAATGCTTCTCCAAAAGCCCGAGTCGGAAAGAGCGGTTGTGTTGAGCTTCTCATTTAACAAACAAGACATCCGAGCTCGGACCTTAGACAGCCTGCTGCTGTCACTGTGTCGGCAACTTCTGTTGGCGCGTCCCTCGTTGTTCCATCACGTCATGTGGACTTGCTCGTTCCTTATACTAGGAGGGCTCATCACAACTGAAACGCTATGGAGTGTCCTTCGCTCACTAGCAATGCATTTCTCCCTCTGCATGGTTGGCACACCTCTTGCTTGTGTTATTGATTCCTTACATGAATGCCATGTCTCGTTGAATTCCACCCTCAAGCAGCTGAGTGAGTTTATGTCCTTTACTCAAGGCCCAGTCAAGATGATCCTTACGAGTGATCTTTCCTTTACGCTCAAGTCCCCACCAAAATGCTCATACAGGATCAATTTAAACAATCAGCGTGATAATAAGTCAGCCGTGGAGAACTTCGTCCGGGCTAGCTTGTCGCAGCTCGCAGGAGAAAATCGACTATGGCGAGCAAAGAATCTTCAGGATCAAGTCATCAAAAAGCTCTGCGTCAGGAAACCAAATTGCCTGCTTGCAGTCAGGAGCATGGATCTGTTAAGAACCGCGGCGACGCAGTCAACTCTTTCATCCGTCCAGGCAGAGATCGAACGGGTGCCTCGCACCTTAAACGAGTCGTACAATCGCTCAATTGCAACAGCGTCGATGGACGACTGGGTGGGCTGCGCCTTGCGATGGATTGTGCATGCAGTATGGCCATTGTCGGAGCGAGAACTGGCCGTAGCCGTCGCACTGGATAGATCCAAGGACCAGCCTTTCGAACTCCTCAAGAGTCATATCTCAGTCAGCATCACGGCAGATCTTTTTCACACCATAGGGCCTCTGATAAGAGTCATTGATGGCCAAGTTCTGCCTTTCCATCGGAGCTTGAGAGATTATCTGTCTGAATTCTACACTCCGGTGGAGCTACAGGATCATGATAACAGAGCTAAAGATCCCCATCTCGAGATCCTGACAAGATGTATAGACTATATCGAGAGGTTGATACCACACAGAAGCATTGTTTTAGCCGACAACCAACCAACATTAGAGTTGGCAGACGCAAAACTGGCTCTCATCGACTATGCCTGCCTGTATTGGCCGGAGCATTACAAGCTTGTACAGCCAAAGTCGAAGATCCAAGCAACCCTCAAGGTTTCCCAATTTTTGATAGAGACAAGGCATGTGTCTTTCTGGAGTAGAGAATATCAGCAACGAGCCGGAACGTTGACTGCCAAGGGCCACACCCTTGATACCCGTCTCAAAGTGGTATGCTATTTTGGTTTGGATGATCTCCTTTGTGACTCTCTTGTCCACGCCAAATCCACCGCGGGAAATTCTAGAGAGCTTCAAGACGCTCTGAACCTAGCTGCGAGCCAAAGTCGCTCTACAATCGTCGACATTCTCGTCCGCGAAGGAATAACATCTATTGATGCGTTAGGCTTCGCATCAGCCAGTGGATTCGATAAC CGGGTGAATCTTGCAGCAGAGGACTCGGATGGCTACGACGGCCTGAAGCTGGCAGCCCAGGCGGGCTACAGTGAAATCGTTCGTGAATTACTGGACAAAATGGTCGATCCACTGAAGCCATTGAGAAGTGGTGACACGGCTATCCATCTAGCCGCTGAATTCGGTCACCCGCTCACTGTTGGAATTCTTCTCAAGAAGTCGCCAAATGGTGTGTATTATATGAACAACAGGAAATACTCCCCTCTTCATCTCGCGGCAGCCAGGGGCTACGTGAATATTCTTCAGCAGTTGCTGCGAGTCAAAGAGCCTCACGACATTCCCGAAGGAGGCCATGCCACAGATGATGAGAATCACACCACCGAGGGTTCGTTTGCCATCACTGCCCACCATAACCGCACGCCCTTGCAACTGGCAGCCGAGAATGGTCATCTAGCCGCAGTCCAGGAGCTCCTGGAGCCAAAAATAGATGACAGCGTCCGCAATTGCAGCATCGCGtttttcttggccgccgccaatggccatgccTCTATTGTGGAGCGACTTTTAAAGCACGGCATCAGGAACACCgttgttgacgaggaagGAAACACACCGCTTCATGTTGCTGCTCGAGAAGGGCACGTCGGTGTGATTTTGATGCTCCCAGACACGCCCCAATTTGCCGTCAACCCAAAGAACGCCAAAGGATGGACACCGCTTCATTTGGCAGCAAATTTTGGAAACTTAAGGACCGTCAAGGAGCTCCTGAAACTCGGCGCTGGCATTAAATTGGTTACCGACAACAATGACACACCCCTCCTACTAGCCGCGACTGGCGGCCACCGCTTGACAGCTCGAGAGCTCATTGAAAAGGCGCCGGACGCTAAATCTAGGAATAGAGAAGGCCGGGAAGCCATTGATGTGGCAGCCAAGAGGGGCCATGTGGCGATTGTGCAAGAACTACTCTTGGCCGGC CTTTTGCTCGACAGAAACCAGTGGACTTGTATGGAACTCGACAACCGCGGTAGTATGTACACGCCGTTACACGTTGCGGTATTGGGAAACTCCCTAGCCTCTGTCAAAATTCTACTAGGTGCTTCAGTAGACGTTAATGCCAAAGACTCGTTGAAGAGGACACCACTACACTTGGCGGCAGAGAACGGCTATGGCGATATCGCCGAAGCCCTGATACTTGCGGGTACAGATCTGGATGCAGAGGACCACGAGGGGTGCACCGCGCTATACACAGTCTGCTACTTCGGAAAGCTGGATGTTGTCCAGGCCCTGCTGAAGTCTGAGGACGCCAAGTATCGAGCAGACGTGAGGAAGCGAGCCGCGTTACGTGGCTGGGCGCCTCTGCACGCGGCACATGACAACGCAGATATAACCAATCTTCTCCTCGAGGCGAATGCTGAGGTGGATTGCCAAGCTCGCAACGATGGTTTGACGGCACTCGCAATGGCGGTTTTTGAAGACTATGATGTAGCCAAGATGATTCTGCAGCACAAGGCGAACCCTAACGTGGCCGACGTGGATGGTGAGACGAGCGTACACTGCGCGGCCAACGGCTACGGAGGGCCTGAAATGCTCGAGCTCCTCGCAACGTACGAGGCTGATCTGGACGCCCAAAGTCTCGATAAAACTACTCCTCTTCACCTTGCCGCCAAGGAGCAGGAAGAAGGGGTAGTGAGATTCCTCTTGGAGAAAGGAGCCAAGGTGGACAATGTTAGCGACAGATACGGCACGGCTCTGAGAGCTGCCGCCGAGGGAGGGGATGTGTCGATAGCCAAGCTTATCCTGGCAAAATGCGCCGACGTAAATGCCACGGGCGGGAGATTCCACACGGCTCTGCAGGCGGCAGTGTCCGAAGGCAATAGTGAGATGGTGGATCTGCTCCTGAAGGAGGGAGCGGCCGTGAACATGCGTCACGAATCCGTTGGCACCGCCCTGGAGAGCGCCATCAAACAAGGTCACGTCGGCATAGCCTTCAGGCTGCTCGATGCAAATGCTGAAGTCAATGCAgcagacaagaagaaggagtcGCCTTTGCAGATGGCTGTCCGGCGCAGCCTAGGTTCCCTGATTCAACGACTCATCCAGGAAGGGGCCGACCTCGACTGCCAGGAGAGTGAAGTAGATTCGCCTCTGTGCCTCGCTGTGATGGAAGGAGACG GTTCAAAAAACGGACATTCACTCCTTTCGTATGCTATCTGGTATAAGCTGCATTCTCGATTCCCGGTGCTTCTGGATGCCGGAGCACGGGATGAGCTGGCCCTCGAGGACGCGGTCCGCGCCAGCGACGCGACTATGGTAGATGCGCTCTTGGGCCTCCTCGAAGGGCCCGTAGCAGATGTATCCGGCAGAGAAAGCTTGGTGCATCTAGCCATTGAGAGAGCCCCCGTGGATATCCTCAGAGCCCTTGACAAGCTCAGAGCGGATTTCCACGTGAACGACAGGTATGGCCGTGGAGTCTTGAGCCACGCCATAGACTTGCACAGAAACAGTATCGTCGACTACCTTATCCAACGTCGTGATTCTTATTATTTCGAACAAGCTGATAACCACGGTCGGACACCTCTCACATGGGCGGTGATCAGACATAGCGATTGCCTCCAAGACTTGATCAGTATGACAAGTACTCTTGACGTCACTGACAACGAGGGCAAAACACCGTTGATATACGCTTGTATGCATGATTATGGTGAAGCCGTGCGCGTTTTGCTTGAACGAGGAGCAGATCCGAGCATAGTTGACTGTCGCGGCCGCGGAGCACTTTACTGGGCTGCTCGTCGAGCTCGCCTCGGACTATTTGAAACGATATGCGATAGTCTATTCCCATTGCAATGCCGCTCCAGTCACTTCGCAGGTGCCTTGAGCGCCGCCGTTGCATCACGCAGGAGCAGTTTCATCGACAGGCTTCCCTACAAGTATCCCGGAATTTGGGACCTGCCAGACGCGGAGGGCTGGTCGCCGAGATACACCGCAAAGCAGTATGGTACTGATATTGCGCACTTGCACACCGACGTGGAATTTGAAGAGAAAGGTTTCAGCTACTTGCCGAAGCGCCCGGCGAGGTGGTCAGATACCGATCGGTCGCCGAATCTTAGTGTCAGCAGCGACGGGAAAGTGATTACCGTTTCTG GGCAGCCAGGCGGCGCCGGGTCGGCCTATGCAGCGATTCGTGCCGACTTTCCGATGGTGCCTATCCCAGAGCTTAATAACGTCTATTATTTCGAAGTAAAAATCgacaagagtcaagaccctag GAGTTGGGGGATAGGCTTCTGCGAGGAGCATGTCGAGCTTGATGCCACTGTTGGCTGGTACAATGGCTCATGGGGTTACCGAGGACGTGACGGCGAGGCATACGGTGAAGGGTCCAAAGGGTCCAACAGCAATTACGACGCCAAGTACGACCAAGATGCCGTCATAGGGTGTGGCATCAATTTCGACCAACACGTTGCTTTCTACACCAAGGAGGGAGTAGTCCTAG GTAAAGCGTTCACTGATGTCAAGGGAAAACTGTACCTTGCTGTTAGCGTCGATGAGTGCATGGTGGGCTCGCAGGTGTCGACCAAATTTTGGGACGGCGAAACGACAAATTTCATGTACAGGGGCAGCTTTACGGCTCCGGAGACGCTGGCCTGGCCAGAAGCAGCACTTGATCTGATAGCGGACGGCTTGGAGTTGGGGAAGGAGGTGACGGAAGCTCcagacggcggcgtcgtgaTGTAG